A genomic window from Banduia mediterranea includes:
- a CDS encoding TIGR02677 family protein — MSQTESARLFRHVSAERADAYRAIMDCFAAARRQFRLHLRSDEILHETRWRERMPAAEELDGLLAQLVDWGNLEAQPDTARVATIEDFYRKRLLYRLTRGGEAVEAGLATFAETLSRHGELQSVALDDILARLNSLAVLAQADAPDAAKVHEILRDLVHVFGSLADNAEAFMTGLARTIELQRAEQDAVMAFKKRLIDYLERFIGELVTKSGRIAQRLRELQPRAEALLALAAEREAGDAAPGDALAESEAYAPRLAVWRERWRGLSRWFVADGRDKPQAELLRASARAAIPRLLQAVTTLNERRAGRSDRAADFRRLALWFAACPEPAQTHRLWRAAFALSPARHLALSPAETAAATSPWGEAPPVRIHPRLRETGQLATRGGPPKIRERSAERAQLAHRLAEESAQTEAARQRLATGRETRLSELGTLDRHAFRLFLSLLGDALAAQRHPDQAVERSTSDGSLTIRLEPLEANSRAEIDTELGHFRGRDHRLLIRPIV, encoded by the coding sequence ATGAGCCAGACCGAATCCGCCCGCCTGTTCCGCCACGTCAGCGCCGAACGCGCCGACGCCTACCGCGCGATCATGGACTGCTTCGCCGCCGCGCGCCGGCAGTTCCGGCTGCATTTGCGCAGCGACGAAATCCTGCATGAAACGCGCTGGCGCGAGCGCATGCCGGCGGCCGAGGAGCTCGACGGCCTGCTCGCGCAGCTCGTGGACTGGGGCAACCTCGAAGCGCAGCCGGACACCGCGCGCGTCGCCACCATCGAGGACTTCTACCGCAAGCGCCTGCTGTACCGGCTGACGCGTGGCGGCGAGGCGGTGGAGGCCGGGCTCGCCACCTTCGCCGAAACCCTGTCGCGCCATGGCGAACTGCAGTCGGTGGCACTGGACGACATCCTCGCGCGGCTCAACAGTCTTGCGGTACTGGCGCAGGCGGATGCGCCGGACGCCGCCAAGGTCCACGAAATCCTGCGCGACCTGGTGCATGTGTTCGGCAGCCTCGCCGACAATGCCGAAGCCTTCATGACCGGGCTGGCGCGCACCATCGAATTGCAGCGTGCCGAGCAGGACGCGGTGATGGCCTTCAAGAAACGGCTGATCGACTACCTCGAACGCTTCATCGGTGAACTGGTGACCAAGTCCGGACGCATCGCCCAGCGCCTGCGCGAACTGCAACCGCGGGCCGAAGCCCTGCTGGCGCTCGCCGCCGAACGCGAGGCCGGCGACGCCGCGCCGGGTGACGCCCTGGCCGAATCCGAGGCCTACGCGCCACGCCTCGCGGTCTGGCGCGAACGCTGGCGCGGACTGAGTCGCTGGTTTGTCGCCGACGGCCGCGACAAACCGCAGGCCGAGCTGCTGCGCGCCAGCGCGCGTGCCGCGATCCCGCGCCTGTTGCAGGCGGTGACCACGCTCAACGAACGCCGCGCCGGCCGCAGTGATCGCGCGGCCGATTTCCGGCGGCTGGCACTGTGGTTCGCCGCCTGCCCGGAGCCGGCACAGACACACCGTCTGTGGCGCGCCGCCTTCGCGCTGTCGCCGGCACGGCATCTCGCACTGAGCCCCGCCGAAACCGCTGCGGCGACGAGTCCCTGGGGCGAGGCGCCGCCGGTCAGAATCCACCCGCGCCTGCGCGAGACCGGCCAGCTCGCCACGCGTGGCGGCCCACCCAAAATCCGCGAACGCAGCGCCGAACGCGCGCAGCTTGCGCATCGTCTGGCCGAGGAATCGGCGCAGACCGAAGCCGCGCGGCAACGCCTTGCCACCGGCCGGGAAACGCGCCTGTCCGAACTCGGCACGCTGGACCGCCACGCCTTCCGCCTGTTCCTGTCGCTGCTCGGCGACGCATTGGCGGCGCAGCGCCACCCCGACCAGGCAGTCGAACGCAGCACCAGCGACGGCTCGCTGACGATTCGCCTGGAGCCGCTGGAGGCCAACAGCCGCGCCGAAATCGACACCGAACTCGGCCACTTCCGCGGCCGCGACCACCGCCTGCTGATCCGCCCGATCGTCTGA
- a CDS encoding BrnA antitoxin family protein, translated as MRKEYDLKALKVKRRGVLPALKGQTADQAKVRVTIALDRDVVEHYKQAAAKRGALPYQTQINQALRRSIDQPATQALKSELLKDKDFIRSLAREVAHG; from the coding sequence ATGCGCAAGGAATATGACCTCAAGGCCCTGAAAGTAAAGCGTCGCGGCGTGCTGCCGGCACTCAAGGGGCAGACCGCGGACCAAGCCAAAGTGCGCGTCACCATCGCACTGGACCGCGATGTCGTCGAGCACTACAAGCAGGCGGCTGCCAAGCGCGGCGCACTGCCGTATCAGACGCAGATCAATCAGGCACTGCGTCGGTCCATCGATCAGCCGGCGACGCAGGCGCTGAAATCCGAACTGCTCAAGGACAAGGACTTTATCCGCTCGCTCGCGCGCGAAGTCGCGCACGGCTGA
- a CDS encoding BrnT family toxin produces MQFEWNDEKAQANLSKYGVSFVEALTCFHDPEQVAFYDPEHSEDEDLLIGHPTKGVC; encoded by the coding sequence ATGCAGTTTGAATGGAACGACGAGAAGGCGCAGGCCAACCTCTCCAAGTACGGCGTCTCTTTCGTCGAGGCGCTGACCTGCTTCCACGATCCGGAGCAGGTCGCGTTTTACGACCCTGAGCACAGCGAGGACGAGGATCTGTTGATCGGACACCCGACCAAGGGCGTCTGCTGA